One part of the Dermacentor andersoni chromosome 2, qqDerAnde1_hic_scaffold, whole genome shotgun sequence genome encodes these proteins:
- the LOC126543065 gene encoding uncharacterized protein, protein MHSNEMQPDTELTGTTEQQDVSAVSIRLPPYWYRNPAVWFLQAESQFILSGVRTEQRKYHLVVSALSPTAAEEVADLLLSGPASATPYSDLKAALLERTTTSQRARMQQLLSVEDLGDRRPSQLLRRMRQLMSGNTTVNDDRLLRELFMQRLPVNVQMILATVTVMDLNSLASLADKVMEVVTPAVCNVTPSSTTASSVPQRSSSAASPIDALCNRLEQLVCAAERHRTSPRHGRYRSSSRSRRPREERSRSQTPPRVCFYHRRFGQEARHCLRPCAWQGNQPADL, encoded by the coding sequence ATGCACAGCAACGAGATGCAACCAGACACTGAACTTACGGGCACGACCGAGCAACAAGACGTCTCTGCGGTTTCCATCCGACTCCCACCATACTGGTACCGCAACCCTGCAGTTTGGTTTCTTCAAGCGGAATCGCAATTTATCCTCTCTGGCGTTCGCACGGAACAACGCAAGTACCACCTAGTTGTTTCGGCACTGTCACCTACTGCTGCAGAAGAAGTTGCCGACCTGCTACTTTCTGGACCGGCTTCCGCCACTCCATACAGCGATCTTAAGGCTGCACTTCTCGAGCGCACAACAACATCGCAGCGAGCCCGCATGCAGCAGTTGCTCTCCGTAGAGGACTTGGGAGACCGTCGGCCAAGCCAGCTCCTTCGTCGCATGCGACAGCTCATGAGCGGCAACACAACAGTAAACGACGACCGCCTCCTTCGGGAATTGTTCATGCAGCGCCTTCCAGTAAACGTTCAGATGATACTCGCTACAGTCACGGTAATGGACCTCAACAGCCTGGCCAGCCTGGCGGACAAAGTCATGGAGGTGGTGACGCCAGCGGTGTGCAACGTAACACCATCAAGCACCACTGCGAGTTCAGTGCCGCAAAGATCATCCTCCGCCGCTTCTCCCATCGACGCGCTCTGCAATCGCCTTGAACAATTAGTTTGTGCTGCGGAGCGTCATCGCACTTCACCCCGTCACGGAAGGTACCGCAGCTCGAGTAGATCACGGCGTCCAAGAGAAGAACGCTCCCGGTCTCAAACGCCACCACGGGTATGCTTTTATCACCGCCGCTTcgggcaggaagcgcgccacTGCCTCCGTCCTTGTGCATGGCAGGGAAACCAGCCGGCCGACCTTTAA